A genomic segment from Amycolatopsis camponoti encodes:
- a CDS encoding bifunctional acetate--CoA ligase family protein/GNAT family N-acetyltransferase — protein MAGRDPFDYPRDWEADVVLSDGGTVHLRPVVPTDADGLVAFHGKLSERTRYFRYFGAYPRIPEKDLKRFSTVDHHDRVAFAAFLGDDIVAVGRYERLDHGPSAEVAFVVSDAHQGRGLGSILLEHLAAAAAECGLRRFVAEVLAENAAMVRVFRDAGYQVSREFEEGVLHLEFDIDPTEESLAVARSREQAAEARSVHNLLHPTSVAVIGASAEPGKVGHVAFANLLAAAFTGTVYPVNPEHRSVRGVRAYPSVLDIPDSVDLAVVAVPAESVESVLDACLAKGVKTLLILSSGFAEAGPHGLHAELRLVGEARAHGMRVVGPNALGVLNTAPGVRLNATLAPRLPVRGRTGFFCQSGALGTAILADAESRGLGLSTFVSAGNRADVSGNDLLQYWETDPDTDLVLLYLESFGNPRKFARLARRLARTKPIVAVKSGRHAVRPQLAATSTEIDEASVQALFEQAGVVRVDSLAQLFDTALVFAHQPLPAGPRIGIVGNSSAIGLLAADTARMQGLRLAFDPVDVGPQAGPDDFAKAVGEALTSPDADALVVVFAPPVAIPGTAYARALRETVVELGQHKPIVSTFLAAEGVPRELAVSTDDGVPTRGSIPSYPSPERAVNALARIVRYAAWRQRPQGTLVTPPGIHTEQAQVIVRELLEGEDGRTTLLSDTDVVRLLGCYGIDVVPFRVASTVDEAVAAAAELGYPVTLKAVDERLRGRPDLAGVRLDLASADSVRTAYETLREISDDDDVYVQRMAPKGLSCVIGLQDDPSFGTLVSFGLSGLVSTLLGDRAYRAVPLTDVDAATLLREPRTAPLLTGYRGDEPADLAALQDMVLRVAALAEDNPEVRSLVLDPILASPDGAFVANARLVLGPPPSRPDTGPRRLRAINPLD, from the coding sequence ATGGCCGGCCGGGACCCCTTCGACTACCCCCGCGACTGGGAAGCCGACGTCGTGCTGTCCGACGGCGGCACCGTCCACCTGCGCCCGGTCGTCCCCACCGATGCCGACGGCCTCGTCGCCTTCCACGGCAAGCTGTCCGAGCGCACCCGCTACTTCCGCTACTTCGGCGCCTACCCGCGGATTCCCGAGAAGGACCTGAAGCGGTTCTCCACCGTCGACCACCACGACCGGGTCGCGTTCGCCGCCTTCCTGGGCGACGACATCGTCGCGGTCGGCCGGTACGAACGGCTCGACCACGGGCCGTCGGCCGAGGTGGCTTTCGTCGTCAGCGACGCGCACCAGGGCCGTGGGCTCGGTTCGATCCTGCTGGAACACCTCGCCGCGGCCGCGGCGGAGTGCGGGCTGCGCCGGTTCGTCGCCGAGGTCCTCGCCGAGAACGCCGCGATGGTGCGGGTCTTCCGTGACGCCGGCTACCAGGTCAGCCGCGAGTTCGAGGAAGGCGTGCTGCACCTGGAGTTCGACATCGACCCGACCGAGGAGTCCCTCGCGGTCGCGCGCTCCCGGGAACAGGCCGCCGAGGCACGCAGCGTGCACAACCTGCTGCACCCGACGTCGGTCGCGGTGATCGGCGCGTCCGCCGAGCCGGGCAAGGTCGGGCACGTCGCCTTCGCGAACCTCCTCGCCGCCGCGTTCACCGGCACCGTCTACCCGGTCAACCCGGAGCACCGCTCGGTCCGCGGTGTCCGCGCGTACCCGTCGGTGCTGGACATCCCGGACTCGGTCGACCTGGCCGTCGTCGCGGTGCCCGCCGAGTCCGTCGAGTCCGTTTTGGACGCTTGCCTCGCGAAGGGCGTCAAGACGCTGCTGATCCTGTCCAGCGGCTTCGCCGAAGCCGGGCCGCACGGCCTGCACGCCGAGCTGCGGCTGGTCGGCGAGGCGCGGGCGCACGGCATGCGCGTCGTCGGCCCGAACGCGCTCGGCGTGCTGAACACCGCGCCCGGCGTCCGGCTCAACGCCACCCTCGCTCCGCGCCTGCCCGTGCGCGGGCGCACCGGGTTCTTCTGCCAGTCCGGCGCGCTCGGCACCGCGATCCTCGCCGACGCCGAGTCGCGCGGCCTCGGCCTGTCGACGTTCGTCTCGGCGGGCAACCGCGCCGACGTCTCGGGCAACGACCTGCTCCAGTACTGGGAAACCGACCCGGACACCGACCTCGTCCTGCTGTACCTCGAGTCCTTCGGCAACCCGCGCAAGTTCGCGCGGCTGGCCAGGCGACTGGCGCGGACGAAGCCGATCGTCGCGGTGAAGTCGGGGCGGCACGCCGTGCGCCCGCAGCTGGCCGCGACGTCGACGGAGATCGACGAAGCCAGCGTCCAGGCCCTGTTCGAGCAGGCCGGCGTCGTCCGGGTCGACTCGCTGGCGCAGCTGTTCGACACCGCGCTCGTGTTCGCCCACCAGCCGCTGCCCGCCGGGCCGCGGATCGGGATCGTCGGCAACTCCAGCGCGATCGGGCTGCTGGCCGCCGACACCGCCCGGATGCAGGGCCTGCGGCTGGCGTTCGATCCCGTGGACGTCGGCCCGCAGGCCGGGCCGGACGACTTCGCCAAGGCGGTCGGCGAGGCCCTCACCTCGCCGGACGCCGACGCGCTGGTCGTGGTGTTCGCGCCGCCGGTGGCCATCCCCGGCACGGCGTACGCGCGCGCCCTGCGCGAAACCGTGGTCGAACTGGGCCAGCACAAGCCGATCGTCTCGACGTTCCTCGCCGCCGAAGGCGTGCCGCGCGAACTGGCCGTGTCGACGGACGACGGTGTGCCGACGCGCGGGTCGATCCCGTCGTACCCGAGCCCGGAACGCGCGGTGAACGCGCTCGCCCGGATCGTCCGGTACGCGGCCTGGCGGCAGCGCCCGCAGGGCACGCTCGTGACGCCGCCGGGGATCCACACCGAACAGGCGCAGGTGATCGTCCGCGAACTCCTCGAAGGCGAGGACGGCCGGACGACGCTGCTGTCGGACACCGACGTCGTGCGGTTGCTGGGCTGCTACGGCATCGACGTCGTCCCGTTCCGCGTCGCGTCCACAGTGGACGAAGCCGTCGCGGCGGCGGCCGAGCTGGGCTACCCGGTGACGTTGAAGGCCGTCGACGAGCGGCTGCGCGGCCGGCCCGACCTGGCCGGGGTGCGGCTCGACCTGGCGTCGGCGGACTCGGTGCGCACCGCCTACGAAACGCTGCGCGAGATCTCCGATGACGACGACGTGTACGTCCAGCGGATGGCGCCGAAGGGCCTGTCGTGCGTGATCGGGCTGCAGGACGACCCGTCGTTCGGCACGCTCGTGTCGTTCGGGCTGTCCGGGCTGGTCAGCACGTTGCTGGGCGACCGCGCCTACCGGGCGGTGCCGCTCACCGACGTGGACGCGGCCACGCTGCTGCGCGAGCCGCGGACGGCGCCGCTGCTCACCGGCTACCGCGGTGACGAGCCCGCCGACCTCGCCGCCCTGCAGGACATGGTGCTGCGCGTCGCCGCGCTCGCCGAGGACAACCCGGAGGTGCGGTCCCTGGTGCTGGACCCGATCCTCGCGTCGCCCGACGGCGCCTTCGTCGCCAACGCCCGTCTCGTGCTGGGGCCGCCGCCGTCGCGGCCCGACACCGGCCCGCGGCGCCTGCGCGCCATCAACCCCCTGGACTGA
- a CDS encoding serine hydrolase domain-containing protein yields MLTELLKQYATDLPGAVALVAQGDLVEVAAVGSADAEGTVPMARDSLFRIASLTKPIVAAAVLLLVDDGELALDDPIARWLPELASPVVVRTPAGPIDDVVPAVRPITVADLLTFRCGYGLAADMTLPAVDLLLQVLGYPAAAPRALAPDEWTAALAQVPLLHQPGEAWLYDTGSDLQGVLIARVSGRPLPEFLAERLFEPLGMADTGFAVPTAALGRFTSAYRPSGAGLRLIDSPEGRWSAAPPFPSGAGGLVSTADDLLAFARFLLDGGTAGDHRLLTAESVHRMTADHLTPAQREAGRVFLHGQGWGYGGSVDVEATQPWEVPGRYGWVGGAGTAWHLLPATGTVTILLTQVEMTSPEPTRLMREFWTYAASS; encoded by the coding sequence TTGCTGACCGAACTGCTGAAGCAGTACGCCACGGACCTGCCCGGCGCGGTGGCCCTCGTCGCGCAGGGCGACCTGGTCGAAGTGGCGGCCGTGGGCTCGGCCGACGCCGAGGGCACCGTGCCGATGGCGCGAGACTCGCTGTTCCGCATCGCGTCGCTGACCAAGCCGATCGTCGCCGCGGCGGTGCTGCTGCTCGTCGACGACGGCGAGCTCGCCCTCGACGACCCGATCGCGCGGTGGCTGCCGGAGCTGGCGTCGCCGGTGGTCGTGCGGACGCCGGCCGGGCCGATCGACGACGTCGTGCCCGCCGTCCGCCCGATCACGGTGGCCGACCTGCTGACGTTCCGCTGTGGGTACGGCCTCGCGGCGGACATGACGCTGCCCGCGGTCGACCTGCTGCTGCAGGTGCTCGGCTATCCGGCGGCGGCACCGCGGGCCCTGGCGCCGGACGAGTGGACGGCCGCGCTGGCGCAGGTCCCGCTGCTGCACCAGCCGGGGGAGGCGTGGCTCTACGACACCGGTTCGGACCTGCAGGGCGTGCTGATCGCGCGGGTGTCGGGCCGGCCGCTGCCGGAGTTCCTGGCGGAGCGGCTGTTCGAGCCGCTGGGCATGGCCGACACCGGGTTCGCCGTGCCGACCGCGGCGCTGGGCCGGTTCACCAGCGCGTACCGGCCGAGCGGGGCGGGGCTGCGGCTGATCGACTCGCCGGAGGGGCGCTGGAGCGCGGCGCCGCCGTTCCCGTCCGGCGCGGGGGGCCTGGTGTCCACGGCCGACGACCTGCTCGCGTTCGCGCGTTTCCTGCTGGACGGGGGTACGGCCGGCGACCACCGGCTGCTCACGGCGGAGTCGGTGCACCGGATGACGGCCGACCACCTGACGCCGGCCCAGCGGGAGGCCGGGCGGGTGTTCCTGCACGGCCAAGGCTGGGGGTACGGCGGCTCGGTCGACGTCGAGGCGACGCAGCCGTGGGAGGTCCCCGGCCGCTACGGCTGGGTCGGCGGCGCGGGAACGGCCTGGCACCTGCTCCCGGCGACGGGCACGGTCACGATCCTGCTGACGCAGGTCGAGATGACGAGCCCGGAACCGACCCGGCTGATGCGCGAGTTCTGGACCTACGCGGCTTCGAGCTAG
- a CDS encoding acyl-CoA dehydrogenase family protein: MDFTPSEASADLAALTRRIVTDKATHDPHGTGGFDAPLWTALGQAGVLDAALPSSLGGGGFGLLEQCAVLTEIGRAVAAVPYLPSITMAASALAEFGTPELVDRWVLPVLRGERVLAVALSGFTASDGVLSGSQTAVHFGAFAHGFLVAASGEVFLVDASAPGVSVRPQQTVDHADACLLELSEVPGVSLGDIGEWLRLRGTAGVCAQQLGVVERALELTAAYAAERKQFDHVIGGFQAVRQRLADAYVDVEAVRLTSLQAAWRLASDLPSAEAVATAKFWAAEAGHRVAHTTVHIHGGVGIDVDHEVHRYFTAAKRLEFLLGPATPQLQALGTELATGA, from the coding sequence ATGGACTTCACCCCCTCCGAGGCGTCGGCCGACCTGGCCGCGCTGACCCGGCGGATCGTCACCGACAAGGCCACGCACGACCCGCACGGCACCGGCGGCTTCGATGCTCCACTGTGGACAGCCCTGGGCCAGGCGGGCGTCCTCGATGCGGCGCTGCCGTCGTCGCTCGGCGGCGGCGGGTTCGGCCTGCTGGAGCAGTGCGCGGTGCTCACCGAGATCGGCCGCGCGGTGGCCGCGGTCCCCTACCTGCCGTCGATCACGATGGCGGCGTCGGCGCTGGCGGAGTTCGGCACGCCGGAGCTGGTGGACCGCTGGGTGCTGCCGGTGCTGCGGGGAGAACGCGTTCTAGCGGTGGCGTTGTCCGGTTTCACCGCTTCGGACGGCGTGCTGTCGGGCTCGCAGACCGCGGTGCACTTCGGCGCGTTCGCCCACGGCTTCCTCGTGGCGGCGTCCGGCGAGGTCTTCCTGGTCGACGCGTCGGCGCCGGGCGTCTCGGTCCGGCCCCAGCAGACGGTCGACCACGCGGACGCTTGCCTGCTGGAACTGTCCGAGGTTCCGGGGGTTTCGCTGGGCGACATCGGCGAATGGCTGCGCCTGCGCGGGACGGCCGGGGTGTGCGCGCAGCAGCTCGGCGTGGTCGAGCGGGCCCTGGAGCTGACCGCGGCGTACGCGGCGGAGCGGAAGCAGTTCGACCACGTGATCGGCGGGTTCCAGGCGGTCCGCCAGCGCCTCGCGGACGCGTACGTCGACGTCGAGGCGGTCCGGCTGACGTCCCTGCAGGCGGCCTGGCGGCTGGCGTCGGACCTCCCGTCGGCGGAAGCGGTGGCGACGGCCAAGTTCTGGGCGGCGGAGGCGGGCCATCGCGTGGCCCACACGACGGTCCACATCCACGGCGGCGTCGGCATCGACGTGGACCACGAGGTCCACCGCTACTTCACGGCGGCGAAGCGTCTGGAGTTCCTGCTGGGCCCGGCCACCCCGCAGCTCCAGGCCCTGGGCACCGAACTGGCAACCGGCGCCTGA
- a CDS encoding acyl-CoA dehydrogenase family protein codes for MRIDYTPEQRALAAELREYFAELMTPERRAGLRGAEYGDGLAYKEIVRQLGKDGWLALGWPEEYGGQGRPMLDQLIFTDEAAVAGVPVPFLTVNTVGPTIMRYGTDEQKAFYLPKIAAGELHFSIGYSEPEAGTDLASLRTRAVRDGDEYVVTGQKMWTSLIEHADYVWLAVRTDPEAKKHRGLSILIVPTSAPGFSWTKVHTVAGAGTSATYYDDVRVPVSARVAEENAGWPLITNQLNHERVALTSSAPVRKALADVLAWAKETGAIDQEWVRVHLARVHAGAEYLKLRNWRIAWAAAASELGPAEASATKVYGTEFAIEAYRLLMEVLGAAAVVRDGSPGALLAGRIERLHRSALILTFGGGTNEIQRDMIAATALGLPVTR; via the coding sequence GTGCGGATCGACTACACACCGGAGCAGCGGGCACTGGCCGCGGAGCTCCGGGAGTACTTCGCCGAGCTGATGACGCCGGAACGTCGGGCCGGCCTCCGCGGCGCCGAGTACGGCGACGGCCTGGCGTACAAGGAGATCGTCCGCCAGCTGGGCAAGGACGGCTGGCTGGCGCTCGGCTGGCCGGAGGAGTACGGCGGGCAGGGCCGGCCGATGCTCGACCAGCTCATCTTCACCGACGAGGCGGCCGTCGCCGGGGTGCCGGTCCCGTTCCTCACGGTGAACACCGTCGGGCCGACCATCATGCGCTACGGCACCGACGAGCAGAAGGCGTTCTACCTGCCGAAGATCGCGGCCGGCGAGCTGCACTTCTCGATCGGCTACTCCGAACCGGAGGCCGGCACCGACCTGGCGTCGTTGCGGACGCGCGCGGTGCGCGACGGCGACGAGTACGTCGTCACCGGGCAGAAGATGTGGACCAGCCTGATCGAGCACGCCGACTACGTGTGGCTCGCGGTCCGGACCGACCCCGAGGCGAAGAAGCACCGCGGGCTGTCGATCCTGATCGTGCCGACGTCGGCTCCCGGGTTTTCGTGGACCAAGGTGCACACCGTCGCGGGTGCGGGCACCAGCGCGACGTACTACGACGACGTGCGCGTGCCCGTGTCCGCGCGCGTCGCCGAGGAGAACGCGGGCTGGCCGCTGATCACCAACCAGCTCAACCACGAGCGCGTCGCGCTGACGTCGTCGGCGCCCGTCCGCAAGGCTCTCGCCGACGTGCTGGCGTGGGCGAAGGAGACCGGCGCCATCGACCAGGAATGGGTGCGGGTGCACCTCGCGCGGGTGCACGCCGGCGCGGAGTACCTGAAGCTGCGGAACTGGCGGATCGCCTGGGCGGCCGCGGCGAGCGAGCTCGGACCGGCCGAGGCGTCGGCGACGAAGGTGTACGGCACGGAGTTCGCGATCGAGGCCTACCGCCTGCTGATGGAGGTGCTGGGCGCGGCTGCCGTCGTCCGCGACGGCTCGCCGGGCGCGCTGCTGGCCGGGCGGATCGAGCGGCTGCACCGGTCGGCGCTGATCCTCACCTTCGGCGGCGGCACCAACGAGATCCAGCGGGACATGATCGCCGCGACCGCCCTCGGCCTGCCCGTCACGCGCTAG
- a CDS encoding ferredoxin translates to MEIGVDRSLCEANAVCLGFAPDVFDLDDDEELVIQPGPVPADRVEQVTDAVKGCPKNALFIAS, encoded by the coding sequence ATGGAGATCGGCGTCGATCGTTCGCTCTGCGAGGCGAACGCGGTGTGCTTGGGGTTCGCGCCGGACGTCTTCGACCTCGACGACGACGAAGAACTCGTCATCCAGCCGGGCCCGGTGCCTGCCGATCGAGTAGAACAAGTTACAGATGCGGTCAAAGGGTGTCCGAAGAACGCCCTGTTCATCGCCAGTTAG
- a CDS encoding 3-oxoacyl-ACP reductase, translating into MSLTGRTAIVTGAAAGLGRAEALALAARGATVVVNDVTEAKDVVEEIEAAGGRAVAVAGDVGERATADALVAAALDLGGLDIVVNNAGVLRDKMLFSMSDDEWDTVLRVHLRGHFLLSRNATKYWRDKSKADGQPVYGRLVNTASEAFLIGSPGQPNYAAAKAGITALTMSAARGLAKYGVRANAICPRARTAMTEGVFGAPPAEGADPLSVEHVAPFVAYLASPAAEHVNGQVFIVHGGAVSLVGAPRIEQRWSLDELETSVSSFFADRDPGRMFAATEILGES; encoded by the coding sequence GTGAGCCTGACCGGCAGGACAGCGATCGTCACCGGCGCCGCCGCGGGACTGGGACGGGCCGAAGCGCTCGCCCTGGCGGCCCGGGGTGCCACGGTCGTCGTCAACGACGTCACCGAAGCGAAGGACGTCGTCGAAGAGATCGAAGCCGCTGGTGGCCGGGCCGTGGCGGTCGCCGGCGACGTGGGGGAGCGGGCCACCGCGGACGCCCTCGTGGCCGCCGCGCTCGACCTCGGCGGGCTCGACATCGTCGTGAACAACGCGGGCGTGCTGCGCGACAAGATGCTCTTCTCGATGTCCGACGACGAGTGGGACACCGTGCTCCGCGTCCACCTGCGCGGCCACTTCCTGTTGTCCCGCAACGCCACGAAGTACTGGCGCGACAAGTCCAAAGCGGACGGACAGCCGGTGTACGGCCGGTTGGTCAACACCGCGTCCGAGGCGTTCCTCATCGGCTCGCCCGGTCAGCCCAACTACGCCGCCGCCAAAGCGGGCATCACCGCGCTCACCATGTCGGCCGCTCGCGGCCTGGCCAAGTACGGCGTCCGCGCCAACGCGATCTGCCCGCGCGCGCGGACGGCGATGACCGAGGGCGTGTTCGGTGCTCCTCCCGCCGAGGGTGCCGACCCGCTCTCGGTCGAGCACGTCGCCCCGTTTGTCGCCTATCTCGCTTCGCCCGCGGCCGAGCACGTCAACGGCCAGGTGTTCATCGTCCACGGCGGCGCGGTGTCGCTGGTCGGGGCGCCGCGGATCGAGCAGCGCTGGTCCCTCGACGAGCTCGAGACGTCGGTCAGCTCCTTCTTCGCCGACCGCGACCCCGGCCGGATGTTCGCCGCCACCGAGATCCTGGGAGAGTCATGA
- a CDS encoding glucose 1-dehydrogenase: MRLDGKIALITGAARGQGAAAARAFVAEGAKVLIADILDDEGKQLAAELGEQAVYQHLDVGDEDSWVTALDRVTTEFGAPNVLVNNAGILHFSELGKTKLADYERVIRVNQIGAFLGMRSVVEPMTAAGGGSIVNVSSVEGLAGMPYLVAYTASKFAIRGMTKVAAMELGRKHIRVNSVHPGAIDTQMVETAAGGQKVDMSYVGKKVALGRVGQPEDVAKLVLFLASDESAYCTGAEFIADGGATASHALNLSF, from the coding sequence ATGAGGCTGGACGGGAAGATCGCCCTGATCACCGGAGCGGCGCGCGGCCAGGGCGCGGCCGCCGCGCGCGCGTTCGTCGCCGAAGGCGCGAAGGTGCTGATCGCCGACATCCTGGACGACGAGGGCAAGCAGCTCGCCGCCGAACTGGGGGAGCAGGCCGTCTACCAGCACCTCGACGTCGGCGACGAAGACAGCTGGGTCACCGCCCTCGACCGCGTGACCACCGAGTTCGGCGCGCCGAACGTGCTGGTCAACAACGCGGGCATCCTCCATTTCTCGGAACTGGGCAAGACGAAGCTGGCCGATTACGAACGCGTCATCCGGGTGAACCAGATCGGGGCGTTTCTCGGGATGCGCTCGGTCGTTGAACCGATGACCGCCGCCGGCGGTGGCTCCATCGTCAACGTGTCCTCTGTGGAGGGACTGGCCGGGATGCCCTACCTCGTCGCCTACACCGCGAGCAAGTTCGCCATCCGCGGGATGACCAAGGTCGCCGCGATGGAGCTCGGGAGGAAGCACATCCGCGTCAACTCGGTCCACCCCGGCGCGATCGACACGCAGATGGTCGAGACCGCCGCGGGCGGGCAGAAAGTCGACATGTCGTACGTCGGGAAGAAGGTCGCGCTCGGCCGCGTCGGGCAGCCCGAGGACGTCGCGAAGCTGGTGCTGTTCCTGGCCAGCGACGAAAGCGCGTACTGCACGGGAGCGGAGTTCATCGCGGACGGCGGCGCCACGGCGTCGCACGCGCTCAACCTGAGTTTCTGA
- a CDS encoding MlaE family ABC transporter permease, translating to MSESTGTLPGTAALTQVGRLATLSWEVLRAIFKRPFQTREWIQQCWFFASVTILPTALVAIPFGAVIALQLGSLTAQIGAQSFTGAASALAIVQQASPLITALLVAGAGGSAVCADIGARKIREEIDAMEVLGVNPIQRLIVPRVLAAMVVSVLLNGLVSVVGVLGGYFFNVVLQGGTPGAYLASFNALAQVPDLWVSEIKALLYGFVAGVVAAFRGLNPPPGPKGVGDAVNQAVVITFLLLFLINVVLTAIYLRIVPPKAM from the coding sequence GTGAGCGAGAGCACGGGCACGCTCCCGGGCACCGCGGCCCTGACCCAGGTCGGGCGCCTCGCGACGCTCTCGTGGGAGGTCCTGCGCGCGATCTTCAAGCGCCCCTTCCAGACCCGCGAGTGGATCCAGCAGTGCTGGTTCTTCGCCAGCGTCACGATCCTGCCGACCGCGCTCGTCGCCATCCCGTTCGGCGCGGTGATCGCGCTGCAGCTCGGCTCGCTGACCGCGCAGATCGGCGCGCAGTCGTTCACCGGCGCGGCCAGCGCGCTCGCCATCGTCCAGCAGGCCAGCCCGCTGATCACGGCGTTGCTGGTCGCGGGCGCCGGCGGCAGCGCGGTCTGCGCGGACATCGGCGCGCGCAAGATCCGGGAAGAGATCGACGCCATGGAGGTCCTCGGCGTCAACCCGATCCAGCGCCTCATCGTGCCGCGCGTGCTCGCCGCGATGGTCGTTTCGGTGCTGCTCAACGGCTTGGTCAGTGTCGTCGGCGTGCTCGGCGGCTACTTCTTCAACGTGGTCCTCCAAGGCGGCACGCCCGGCGCGTACCTGGCCAGCTTCAACGCGCTGGCCCAGGTGCCGGACCTCTGGGTCAGCGAGATCAAGGCGCTGCTGTACGGCTTCGTCGCCGGGGTCGTCGCGGCGTTCCGCGGGTTGAACCCGCCGCCCGGGCCCAAGGGCGTCGGCGACGCCGTCAACCAGGCCGTCGTCATCACGTTCCTGCTGCTGTTCCTCATCAACGTCGTGCTGACCGCGATCTACCTGCGGATCGTCCCGCCGAAGGCCATGTGA
- a CDS encoding MlaE family ABC transporter permease produces MTAEPLDTTDRTLEYIARPGQSLEGLGKQLAFAAKALAWSPRTIRRYSRETLRLLTEVCFGTGGLAVIGGTLGVMIGMTLFTGLIVGLQGYSALNQLGTAALTGFISAYFNTREVAPLSAGLALSATVGCGFTAQLGAMRISEEIDALEVMGVPSMPYLVTTRVLAGVAAVIPLYAVGLLSSYLASRQITIWLYGQSAGTYDHYFTLFLPPGDVLWSFGKVIVFSVLVILSHCYYGFNASGGPAGVGVAVGRAVRTSIVLISVLDFFLSLAIWGANTTVRISG; encoded by the coding sequence ATGACGGCGGAACCCCTCGACACCACCGACCGGACGCTCGAGTACATCGCGCGTCCGGGCCAGAGCCTGGAAGGCCTCGGCAAGCAGCTCGCCTTCGCCGCGAAGGCGCTCGCCTGGTCGCCGCGCACGATCCGCCGTTACAGCCGGGAAACGCTGCGGCTGCTCACCGAAGTCTGCTTCGGCACCGGCGGCCTCGCCGTCATCGGCGGCACGCTCGGCGTGATGATCGGGATGACGCTGTTCACCGGTCTCATCGTCGGTCTCCAGGGCTACTCCGCGCTGAACCAGCTGGGCACGGCCGCCCTCACCGGGTTCATCTCCGCCTACTTCAACACGCGCGAGGTCGCGCCGCTCTCGGCCGGGCTCGCCTTGAGCGCGACCGTCGGCTGCGGCTTCACCGCGCAGCTCGGCGCGATGCGGATCTCCGAGGAGATCGACGCGCTGGAAGTCATGGGCGTGCCGAGCATGCCCTACCTGGTGACGACGCGGGTGCTCGCCGGCGTCGCCGCGGTGATCCCGCTGTACGCGGTCGGCCTGCTGTCGAGCTACCTCGCGTCCCGGCAGATCACCATCTGGCTCTACGGCCAGTCCGCGGGCACCTACGACCACTACTTCACGCTCTTCTTGCCTCCCGGCGACGTCCTGTGGTCGTTCGGGAAGGTGATCGTGTTCAGCGTGCTCGTGATCCTTTCCCATTGCTACTACGGCTTCAACGCCAGCGGCGGCCCGGCCGGCGTCGGCGTGGCGGTGGGCCGCGCGGTGCGGACGTCGATCGTGCTGATCTCGGTGCTGGACTTCTTCTTGTCCCTCGCCATCTGGGGCGCGAACACCACGGTGAGGATCTCCGGATGA
- a CDS encoding MCE family protein: protein MRRELGQRLRYQVLGLAFLLVAALFIAFTLAVYNKAFTPVTLVKLETDHVGSQLRTGGDVKVRGMLVGEVRSVLAKGDHAELELALDPDKTHVIPRNVSARLLPKTLFGERYVSLQLPGSSQGPIKAGDVIPQDRSSTAIELQKVLDDVMPLLQAVQPEKLSSTLTAVSTALEGRGKQLGQTLVQLSDYLGKLNPSLPDVKADITGLANVANTYDKAAPDLLQALSDLTTTSRTIVDQRAQLSDLYATVTAASVDLTSFLQVNKDNLIRLTTAVQPTLDVLAKYAPEYPCLLEQLAGEVGPAELAFGKGTAHPEVSRVTIEFAASRGKYLPGVDEPKYEDKRGPRCYPQVPKPGVWPQYPPDGAIKDGSSKPAPPKSPSGELPAGGGAVGGDGSIVGSAYESELIALLASPALGTSPGDVPGWAGLLVGPLYRGAEVELK from the coding sequence ATGAGGCGCGAGCTCGGGCAGCGGCTCCGGTACCAGGTGCTGGGGCTGGCCTTCCTGCTCGTGGCCGCCCTGTTCATCGCGTTCACGCTCGCCGTCTACAACAAGGCGTTCACGCCGGTGACGCTCGTGAAGCTCGAGACCGACCACGTCGGCAGCCAGCTGCGCACCGGCGGCGACGTCAAGGTCCGCGGCATGCTCGTCGGCGAGGTCCGGTCGGTGCTGGCGAAGGGCGACCACGCCGAGCTGGAGCTGGCGCTCGACCCGGACAAGACGCACGTCATCCCGAGGAACGTCTCGGCTCGCCTGCTGCCCAAGACGCTCTTCGGCGAGCGGTACGTCTCGCTGCAGCTGCCCGGATCTTCACAGGGACCGATCAAGGCGGGCGACGTCATCCCGCAGGACCGCAGCAGCACCGCGATCGAGCTGCAGAAGGTGCTCGACGACGTGATGCCGCTGCTGCAGGCCGTCCAGCCGGAGAAGCTGTCGAGCACGCTGACCGCGGTGTCGACCGCGCTCGAAGGCCGCGGCAAGCAGCTCGGCCAGACCCTCGTGCAGCTGAGCGACTACCTCGGCAAGCTCAACCCGTCGCTGCCGGACGTCAAGGCCGACATCACCGGGCTCGCGAACGTCGCGAACACCTACGACAAGGCCGCCCCGGACCTGCTGCAGGCGCTGTCCGACCTGACGACGACGAGCCGGACGATCGTCGACCAGCGCGCGCAGCTGAGCGACCTCTACGCCACCGTCACCGCCGCTTCGGTCGACCTGACGAGCTTCCTGCAGGTCAACAAGGACAATCTCATCCGGCTCACCACGGCGGTCCAGCCGACGCTGGACGTGCTCGCCAAGTACGCGCCGGAGTACCCGTGCCTGCTCGAACAGCTCGCCGGGGAGGTCGGGCCGGCCGAGCTGGCGTTCGGCAAGGGCACCGCGCACCCCGAGGTCAGCCGGGTCACCATCGAGTTCGCCGCCAGCCGGGGCAAGTACCTGCCCGGCGTCGACGAGCCGAAGTACGAGGACAAACGCGGACCGCGCTGCTACCCGCAGGTCCCGAAGCCGGGCGTCTGGCCGCAGTACCCGCCGGACGGCGCGATCAAGGACGGTTCCAGCAAGCCCGCGCCGCCGAAGTCGCCGTCCGGCGAGCTGCCCGCCGGGGGCGGTGCCGTCGGCGGCGACGGCTCGATCGTCGGCTCGGCCTACGAAAGCGAGCTGATCGCCCTGCTCGCCTCACCCGCGCTCGGGACGTCGCCCGGCGACGTGCCCGGCTGGGCGGGCCTGCTCGTGGGGCCGCTCTACCGCGGGGCGGAGGTGGAGCTGAAGTGA